From the Spiroplasma alleghenense genome, one window contains:
- a CDS encoding Cof-type HAD-IIB family hydrolase, whose product MIKMIVVDIDGTLAYKKSKVSKENIAAIRKAKEKGICVVIATGRNINKIKKVAEQIDSHMDKSPIVSLNGGMIHYWDENQIPEVTFKHPFEPKDASEIFELAKKNKVILFAYCEDDNLAYVNKKTGLFIWFLKRVSKRKIALFDKVKEPILVMKFICYGKNENINNFRAEMTKKKFETYAWSYVTKGTTNLEVNPHTVDKSTALKQIATEMKIKPSEIVYFGDGENDLKSIQWAGLGVAMDNAPEKIKAEANDVTLHHKKHGVAVKINELLEENQ is encoded by the coding sequence ATGATAAAAATGATCGTTGTTGATATAGATGGAACACTTGCGTATAAGAAAAGTAAGGTTTCAAAAGAAAATATTGCTGCCATAAGAAAAGCTAAAGAAAAAGGAATTTGTGTTGTTATTGCCACTGGTAGAAACATAAATAAAATTAAAAAAGTTGCAGAACAAATTGATTCACATATGGATAAAAGCCCAATTGTATCTTTAAATGGAGGGATGATTCATTATTGAGATGAAAATCAAATTCCTGAAGTTACTTTTAAGCACCCCTTTGAACCAAAAGATGCATCAGAAATCTTTGAATTAGCTAAAAAAAATAAAGTTATTTTGTTTGCTTATTGTGAAGATGATAATCTAGCTTATGTAAATAAAAAAACAGGTTTATTTATATGATTCTTAAAAAGGGTAAGTAAAAGAAAAATTGCCTTATTTGATAAGGTAAAAGAACCTATTTTAGTGATGAAATTTATTTGTTATGGTAAAAATGAAAATATCAACAATTTTAGAGCTGAAATGACAAAGAAAAAATTTGAAACTTATGCTTGAAGTTATGTAACAAAAGGAACTACAAATTTAGAAGTTAACCCACATACAGTTGATAAATCAACAGCACTTAAACAAATTGCAACGGAAATGAAAATTAAGCCATCAGAAATTGTTTATTTTGGAGATGGAGAAAATGACTTAAAATCAATCCAGTGAGCTGGATTGGGTGTTGCCATGGATAATGCTCCTGAAAAAATCAAGGCTGAGGCAAATGATGTGACTTTACACCATAAAAAACATGGTGTAGCTGTTAAGATTAATGAACTTTTGGAAGAAAACCAATAA
- a CDS encoding GIY-YIG nuclease family protein, whose translation MNIEKVLENLKINFKDTNEEQRKSLFNTYTRYRLLRLAKLRNNEATNKYAQEFQNQLISKIEENLKSVSFKEIKESKKNVDLGAGVYLIYLKDKKDNVVLTYVGESKQIWTRWKSHLREIDPKTSQKRKRLYSKLKKLYKEQNLDYRKVRFVKIADEPDLNNRLISEAYYIYNFKSPIINANNKNLNSRAACINGHGRMSSCLNYQIQDFEVIPVVQFRCKNKECRVKFEIF comes from the coding sequence ATGAATATTGAAAAAGTATTAGAAAATCTAAAAATTAATTTTAAAGATACTAATGAAGAGCAAAGAAAATCTCTTTTTAATACATATACTAGATATAGACTTCTAAGACTGGCTAAATTAAGAAATAATGAGGCAACAAACAAATATGCTCAAGAATTTCAAAATCAATTAATCTCAAAGATTGAAGAAAATTTAAAATCTGTTTCTTTTAAAGAAATTAAAGAAAGCAAAAAAAATGTTGATTTAGGAGCTGGAGTATATTTAATTTATTTAAAGGACAAAAAAGATAATGTGGTTTTAACCTACGTTGGAGAATCAAAACAAATATGAACTCGTTGGAAAAGTCACTTACGCGAAATAGATCCAAAAACATCTCAAAAACGTAAGCGACTATACAGCAAATTAAAAAAATTATATAAAGAGCAAAATCTTGACTACCGAAAAGTTAGATTCGTAAAAATAGCTGATGAGCCAGATTTGAATAATCGCTTAATCTCAGAAGCGTATTATATTTATAATTTTAAATCACCCATAATAAATGCTAATAATAAAAATCTGAATAGTCGTGCCGCTTGTATAAACGGACACGGTCGTATGTCAAGTTGTTTAAATTACCAAATCCAAGATTTTGAGGTTATTCCCGTGGTGCAATTCCGTTGCAAAAATAAGGAATGCCGAGTTAAATTCGAGATATTTTAG
- a CDS encoding M17 family metallopeptidase — MIFLNDKKQFELTLKAIKKSAVKNSLIIAEDGASTLISEEKTIYLVFDEVKGCVYKKISKTLAAFLKGNKRELNIDVDSFLAIDDKKGDAIFDAVVETAMFENHTMISYKEKPAPKLNFNLICKADKTKRFEETAIKMEFVNFTRDLQDTPPNIATSVVIADKIAAKAKEIKGLKVTVLNKKQIEDLKMGLLLSVNAGSYVEPRVVVLEYVGDPKKEKIGLVGKGITFDSGGYSLKPSNFMEGMKFDMSGASIMLSSVMALAKAQAKTNVMAIGLFTDNRIGGHATLVESVITSMNGKTVEITNTDAEGRLVLADGITYAVREAKVDKIIDAATLTGAIVIALGKWQTGVFSTNDEWYKEVEQAAHAGHEPIWRQPLIEEHLKAMQCSPVADLANSEPGRNAGSSTAAAFLDSFAEGKPFVHLDIAGTADDGKRGTGVMIKTIFELLNK; from the coding sequence ATGATATTTTTAAATGATAAAAAACAGTTTGAGCTAACTTTAAAAGCTATTAAAAAAAGCGCTGTTAAAAACTCTTTAATAATCGCTGAAGATGGAGCAAGTACTTTAATTTCAGAAGAAAAAACCATCTACTTGGTTTTTGATGAAGTAAAAGGGTGTGTTTACAAAAAAATTAGTAAAACATTGGCCGCTTTCTTAAAAGGTAATAAAAGAGAATTAAACATTGATGTTGATTCTTTTTTAGCAATTGATGATAAGAAAGGTGATGCAATTTTTGATGCTGTTGTTGAAACAGCAATGTTCGAAAACCACACTATGATTTCTTACAAAGAAAAACCAGCTCCAAAATTAAATTTTAATTTAATTTGCAAAGCTGACAAAACTAAGCGTTTTGAAGAAACTGCTATTAAAATGGAATTTGTAAATTTCACTCGTGATTTACAAGATACTCCTCCAAATATTGCAACAAGTGTTGTAATTGCTGACAAAATTGCTGCTAAAGCAAAAGAAATTAAAGGACTTAAAGTTACTGTTTTAAATAAAAAACAAATTGAAGATCTAAAAATGGGACTATTACTTTCAGTTAATGCAGGAAGTTATGTAGAACCAAGAGTTGTTGTTTTGGAATACGTTGGAGATCCTAAAAAAGAGAAAATCGGTCTAGTAGGAAAAGGAATTACTTTTGACTCAGGGGGATATTCATTAAAACCTTCAAATTTCATGGAAGGAATGAAATTTGATATGTCAGGGGCATCAATTATGTTGTCTTCAGTAATGGCTTTAGCAAAAGCGCAAGCTAAAACTAATGTAATGGCAATTGGTTTATTTACAGATAACAGAATCGGGGGTCATGCTACTCTAGTTGAATCAGTAATCACAAGTATGAATGGTAAAACAGTGGAAATTACAAATACAGATGCTGAAGGAAGACTTGTATTAGCTGATGGAATTACTTATGCAGTTCGTGAGGCTAAAGTTGATAAAATTATTGATGCAGCAACTTTAACAGGGGCAATTGTTATAGCTCTTGGTAAATGACAAACTGGGGTATTTTCAACCAATGATGAATGATATAAAGAAGTTGAGCAAGCTGCTCATGCAGGTCATGAACCAATTTGAAGACAACCTTTAATTGAAGAGCATTTAAAGGCAATGCAATGTTCACCAGTAGCTGATTTAGCAAACTCAGAGCCAGGTAGAAATGCTGGAAGTTCAACAGCGGCAGCCTTCTTGGACTCATTTGCAGAAGGAAAACCATTTGTGCACTTAGATATCGCTGGAACAGCAGATGATGGTAAACGTGGTACTGGAGTAATGATAAAAACAATCTTTGAATTATTAAATAAATAA
- a CDS encoding MurR/RpiR family transcriptional regulator: MVLEQIYKYSKEIQTSNALISKAIIEEITQTKRFDLSIVQLAEKSGCNQSTVSKYIKNALEIESYRDFVATLNKEITRYFEDKYNSNNFEENTKAIVSDLQSTLTHLDPEKVKQAAELIFKAEKISVVAIGGNIALKNEIEHKLSQTGKFIMIGTDWHQQSININFMKKDDVVIMVSYSGDKFETNRIIDKAYEKGVTVISFTGAFESNIKNKSNLNFEVQSGDAKFRSFSFTSRIAAFAIWEMIFKDFLTMDVITSDVIDAWKWQQK, translated from the coding sequence ATGGTCTTAGAACAAATCTATAAATATAGTAAAGAAATTCAAACATCCAATGCCTTAATCTCTAAAGCTATAATTGAAGAAATAACCCAAACTAAGAGATTTGATTTATCAATTGTGCAGTTAGCTGAGAAAAGTGGCTGTAATCAATCTACGGTTTCAAAATATATTAAAAATGCCTTAGAAATTGAATCGTATCGAGATTTTGTAGCCACTTTAAATAAAGAAATTACTCGTTATTTTGAGGATAAATACAATAGTAATAATTTTGAAGAAAATACTAAAGCAATTGTTTCAGATTTACAAAGCACTTTAACTCACTTAGATCCAGAGAAAGTAAAACAAGCGGCTGAACTAATTTTTAAAGCTGAAAAAATTTCAGTTGTAGCAATCGGGGGCAATATTGCCTTAAAAAATGAAATCGAACATAAACTATCCCAAACTGGTAAATTTATTATGATTGGCACCGATTGACATCAACAATCAATTAATATTAATTTTATGAAAAAAGATGATGTTGTAATAATGGTTTCTTATTCTGGGGATAAATTTGAAACTAACCGAATCATTGATAAAGCTTATGAAAAAGGGGTTACTGTCATCAGCTTCACTGGTGCCTTTGAATCCAATATCAAAAATAAGTCTAACCTTAATTTTGAAGTGCAGTCTGGGGATGCTAAATTTCGTTCATTTTCTTTCACCAGTAGAATTGCTGCTTTTGCAATTTGGGAAATGATTTTTAAGGATTTTTTAACAATGGATGTAATTACCAGTGATGTTATAGATGCTTGAAAATGGCAACAAAAATAG
- a CDS encoding PTS sugar transporter subunit IIA — protein sequence MKLDVFKSEYIFLDQELNSQAEVFNFIAKVADEHQIANDKAALIKGFMAREDEGSTGFEDGFAIPHARIKEVKNPAVIVIRLKTGIDWNAMDGKSTNVIIALLVPQGPSGEEHLAILSNIAMKLLNSDFKQKMNTLKSKKAILDLLKAEPIKQDKQVRERERERERERAAP from the coding sequence ATGAAATTAGATGTTTTCAAAAGTGAATATATATTTCTAGATCAAGAATTAAATTCACAAGCCGAAGTTTTTAATTTTATTGCAAAAGTTGCAGATGAGCATCAAATCGCAAATGATAAAGCTGCTTTAATTAAGGGTTTTATGGCTCGCGAAGATGAAGGCTCAACTGGATTTGAAGATGGCTTCGCCATTCCTCATGCTCGTATTAAAGAAGTAAAAAATCCTGCAGTAATTGTGATAAGATTAAAAACTGGTATTGATTGAAATGCGATGGATGGTAAATCTACTAATGTGATAATTGCTCTTCTAGTTCCTCAAGGACCTAGTGGTGAAGAACACTTAGCAATTTTAAGTAACATTGCAATGAAACTATTAAATAGTGATTTCAAACAAAAAATGAATACTTTGAAAAGTAAGAAGGCCATATTGGATTTGTTGAAAGCCGAACCAATTAAACAGGATAAACAAGTAAGAGAGAGAGAGAGAGAGAGAGAGAGAGAGAGAGCCGCGCCTTAA
- a CDS encoding PTS fructose transporter subunit IIC, with translation MQELPKHGYDIRVETQGSKGVGTPLKPAEIQEADLVIFATDTNVDKSRFIGKKCYQTKVAKAMKDPLGTVKNAIDLGVKIEGKTNFTTKSAKEREGVMSHIMAGISYMIPVIVLGGICLAFSIGIAKAIWGPTAGTDGPNGEYKWGILNTMSLVGSAAFAMMIPILAGFIGNSISGRAAIAPAMVGAFLGNNPANFMPLPGMETVATPAGFLGAIAAGLMAGYAVKWINTWRVPKTLQAAMPIFFIPIVVGLGIGLLFIYVIGGPIGWVMDQISKGFSQAYQSKLGAFAGFGLGMALGAMAGFDMGGPVNKIAFVTGSALVTAKIYEPMGAVAAAIPVAPLGMGITTIVVPKFFDKDTRSMGVAAIIMGCIGISEGAIPFAIRDPKRAVVSNVLGSAVAGGIAGALMVTNAAAHGGPIVAILGAVPYGIQTLFFFLAIIAGVATTVLVYSSWLLYDAGKPGSVKEAHVARILELNSECKLQVGELKEKIFNLKKASKQDIKEAKLSNLDFEKIKTQTQQEVETLKNSIKETKADSFVKKEKAKMAFNLVKKDEATFMKTKNSEVKNFVNTVGVDKKTQLATLKNQFSSNESQANKLEIKNYKNEFVSQKEQINENFKKQINDYQVDIRKQFVEKYNQLV, from the coding sequence TTACAAGAACTACCAAAACATGGTTATGACATTAGGGTTGAAACTCAGGGTTCAAAAGGGGTGGGAACTCCTTTAAAACCAGCAGAAATCCAAGAAGCAGATTTAGTTATTTTTGCCACTGATACCAACGTTGATAAAAGTCGATTTATTGGTAAAAAATGTTATCAAACTAAAGTGGCAAAAGCCATGAAAGATCCGTTGGGAACTGTTAAAAACGCTATTGATTTAGGAGTTAAAATTGAAGGAAAAACAAATTTCACCACTAAGTCAGCAAAAGAACGTGAAGGGGTAATGTCTCATATTATGGCAGGAATTTCTTATATGATTCCTGTAATCGTACTTGGAGGAATTTGTTTGGCCTTTTCAATCGGAATTGCCAAAGCGATTTGAGGACCAACAGCGGGAACTGACGGACCTAATGGGGAATACAAATGGGGAATTTTAAATACCATGAGTTTGGTTGGATCAGCTGCCTTTGCCATGATGATTCCGATTTTAGCAGGGTTTATTGGTAACTCAATATCTGGAAGAGCTGCCATTGCTCCTGCTATGGTTGGAGCATTTTTAGGAAACAATCCAGCCAACTTTATGCCACTACCAGGAATGGAAACCGTGGCAACTCCAGCTGGATTTTTAGGAGCAATTGCGGCAGGTCTAATGGCTGGATATGCGGTTAAATGAATCAATACTTGAAGGGTGCCAAAAACTTTACAAGCAGCGATGCCAATATTCTTTATTCCAATTGTTGTTGGTTTAGGAATTGGGTTACTATTTATTTATGTGATTGGGGGACCAATTGGATGAGTAATGGACCAAATCTCAAAAGGATTTTCCCAAGCTTATCAATCAAAACTTGGAGCCTTTGCTGGGTTTGGACTAGGAATGGCACTTGGAGCAATGGCTGGATTTGATATGGGGGGACCTGTTAATAAAATTGCTTTTGTAACTGGTTCAGCCTTAGTTACAGCCAAAATCTATGAACCAATGGGAGCGGTTGCTGCAGCCATTCCAGTAGCTCCTTTGGGAATGGGAATTACCACAATTGTGGTTCCAAAATTCTTTGATAAAGATACTCGAAGCATGGGAGTTGCTGCCATCATTATGGGATGTATTGGAATTTCAGAAGGAGCTATTCCATTTGCAATTCGTGATCCAAAAAGAGCGGTTGTATCAAATGTTTTAGGATCCGCTGTTGCGGGGGGAATTGCTGGAGCCTTAATGGTAACAAATGCAGCAGCTCACGGAGGACCAATTGTAGCCATTCTTGGAGCGGTTCCATATGGAATTCAAACTCTATTTTTCTTCTTAGCAATTATTGCTGGGGTAGCGACAACTGTGCTGGTTTATTCATCATGATTGCTATATGATGCGGGAAAACCTGGTTCAGTAAAAGAAGCTCATGTAGCTAGAATTTTAGAATTAAATAGTGAATGTAAATTACAAGTTGGGGAATTGAAAGAAAAAATCTTTAATTTGAAAAAAGCTTCTAAACAAGATATCAAAGAGGCAAAACTTTCAAATTTAGATTTTGAAAAAATCAAAACCCAAACTCAACAAGAAGTTGAAACTTTAAAAAATTCTATTAAAGAAACTAAGGCTGACTCATTTGTTAAAAAAGAAAAAGCTAAAATGGCTTTTAACTTAGTTAAAAAAGATGAGGCAACTTTTATGAAAACTAAAAATAGTGAAGTGAAAAACTTTGTTAATACAGTCGGGGTTGATAAAAAAACCCAACTCGCTACTCTAAAAAATCAATTTTCTTCAAATGAATCTCAAGCAAATAAACTTGAAATCAAAAATTATAAAAATGAATTTGTATCACAAAAAGAACAAATTAATGAAAACTTTAAAAAGCAAATTAACGACTATCAAGTTGATATTCGCAAACAATTTGTTGAAAAGTATAATCAATTAGTTTAA
- a CDS encoding lipoprotein — protein MKKLLSILAAVGLTVSTSSAVIACGTDPKGVDKEMTEEILKEIGEIYTFKTPETREEWMKLSSDYASKGFENEVKIAKDLGFDTSDEDYEPDSVEMQKIAEQPEYQISLAYYIVDTYAFGMTKIKTFENDEEQLEIAIEMLNDFKSETYKEDYSEDDDKEEWVTFKVIEKNRLKATDYHEILTKELLLITD, from the coding sequence ATGAAAAAATTATTATCAATATTAGCTGCCGTTGGATTAACAGTATCTACTTCAAGTGCAGTTATTGCTTGTGGTACTGATCCAAAAGGTGTGGACAAGGAAATGACTGAGGAGATTTTGAAAGAAATTGGTGAAATTTATACTTTCAAAACGCCAGAAACTAGAGAAGAATGAATGAAATTAAGTAGTGATTATGCTTCAAAAGGATTTGAAAACGAGGTGAAAATTGCAAAAGATTTAGGCTTTGATACATCTGATGAGGATTACGAACCAGATTCAGTTGAAATGCAAAAAATTGCGGAACAGCCTGAGTATCAAATTTCCCTTGCTTATTATATTGTTGACACATACGCATTCGGAATGACAAAAATTAAGACATTCGAAAATGACGAGGAACAATTAGAAATAGCGATTGAAATGTTGAACGACTTTAAAAGCGAAACTTACAAAGAAGATTATAGTGAAGATGACGATAAAGAAGAATGAGTTACTTTTAAAGTAATTGAAAAAAATAGATTAAAAGCAACTGATTACCACGAAATTTTAACAAAAGAATTATTGTTAATAACAGATTAA
- a CDS encoding IS3 family transposase — protein sequence MFDENFAINIENIYKSENGNYGYPRICIVLNNAGIVCSKTKVYRYMKLLLLHSLIRVKKMERKSKEKNTKSGAVNIVEYNYLYELINAKKI from the coding sequence ATTTTTGATGAAAATTTTGCAATTAATATTGAAAACATTTATAAATCAGAAAACGGAAATTACGGTTATCCAAGAATTTGCATCGTTTTAAATAATGCAGGAATTGTTTGTAGCAAAACAAAGGTTTATCGCTATATGAAATTATTGCTTTTACATTCGCTAATTAGAGTTAAAAAAATGGAGAGAAAATCGAAAGAAAAAAACACTAAATCAGGTGCCGTTAATATTGTTGAATATAATTATCTTTATGAACTCATAAATGCTAAAAAAATTTAG
- a CDS encoding lipoprotein: MKKLLAVLGSISLLASSTISVVACESPGKEEKAELKEFNKENVKNFF; this comes from the coding sequence ATGAAAAAATTATTAGCTGTTTTGGGATCTATTTCACTACTGGCATCTTCAACAATTAGTGTTGTTGCTTGTGAAAGTCCTGGAAAAGAAGAGAAAGCGGAACTTAAGGAATTTAATAAGGAGAACGTTAAAAACTTTTTTTAA
- a CDS encoding lipoprotein produces the protein MKKLLAVLGSISLLTTSTISVVACESPGGKDEKVELKEFNKENVENFFKENRKFKYEGEFIFIDEPSDQEFKGKLPSQSFLEWIFTKTIINEMSKTINIDTVDFYKFYAEIDGNHYNANIDEGESLISGKNYDFKFSNLKIEDTKNNKDFNIKDLEFEFKQTNKVSEDKINNKQLENLTNYWLGGINSSKNNKINPVYANHAAFSSQLTKYLESGDIENAKVELEKGLDSLANSTYLSSTSTVIYEKYRFTSKVKDIKIMPNEAEKYIFAEVTGEATLVENQNVKSKFSANWGFYK, from the coding sequence ATGAAGAAATTATTAGCTGTTTTGGGATCTATTTCACTACTTACAACTTCAACAATTAGTGTTGTTGCTTGTGAAAGTCCTGGGGGGAAAGATGAAAAAGTCGAACTTAAGGAATTTAATAAGGAGAACGTTGAAAACTTTTTTAAAGAAAATCGTAAATTTAAATACGAAGGTGAATTTATTTTTATTGATGAACCAAGTGATCAAGAATTTAAAGGGAAATTGCCTTCACAGTCATTCTTAGAATGAATTTTCACAAAAACAATTATTAATGAAATGTCTAAAACTATAAATATTGATACTGTCGATTTTTATAAATTTTATGCAGAAATTGACGGTAATCACTATAATGCCAATATCGATGAAGGCGAATCATTAATAAGCGGTAAAAATTATGATTTTAAATTTAGTAATTTGAAAATTGAAGATACAAAAAATAACAAAGATTTTAATATTAAAGATTTAGAATTTGAATTCAAACAAACAAATAAAGTTAGCGAAGACAAAATAAATAACAAACAATTGGAAAATCTAACAAATTATTGATTGGGAGGTATTAACTCATCAAAAAATAATAAAATAAATCCAGTTTATGCCAATCACGCAGCTTTTAGCAGTCAACTTACAAAGTACTTGGAATCAGGCGATATTGAAAACGCTAAGGTTGAACTTGAAAAAGGACTAGATTCTTTAGCTAATTCCACATATTTAAGTAGCACAAGTACTGTTATTTATGAAAAATATCGTTTTACGTCAAAAGTAAAAGATATTAAAATCATGCCAAATGAAGCAGAAAAATATATTTTCGCAGAGGTTACAGGAGAGGCGACACTTGTCGAAAATCAAAACGTAAAATCAAAATTTTCAGCAAATTGAGGATTTTATAAGTAA
- a CDS encoding lipoprotein, with product MKKLLAVLGSISLLASSTISVVACESPGGKDEKVELKEFNKENVENFFKENHKFKYEGEFIFIDEPSETMEAKLSTQSFLNWIFIKTVINEMSKTINVETEDFYQFYAEIDRNHYDTQVEENQSLVSGKIYNFKFNNMKINDTKNNQDFELVDFEFEFKQTNRVTEDKIKEKELENLTNNWYWGINSSKNQKMNPVYATHGNFSKIAGILESGEIDSAKTQIKEAMDKLSNAKNLGGSNTTLYEKYKFTSEIKDIKILPNQTDKFIFAEVSGEATLVGDQSVKSKFSATWAFFK from the coding sequence ATGAAAAAATTATTGGCTGTTTTGGGATCTATTTCACTACTGGCATCTTCAACAATTAGCGTTGTTGCTTGTGAAAGTCCTGGGGGGAAAGATGAAAAAGTGGAACTTAAGGAATTTAACAAAGAGAACGTTGAAAACTTTTTTAAAGAAAATCATAAATTTAAATACGAAGGTGAATTTATTTTTATTGATGAACCAAGCGAAACAATGGAAGCTAAGTTATCCACACAAAGCTTTCTAAACTGGATTTTTATAAAAACCGTTATTAATGAAATGTCTAAAACTATAAATGTAGAAACTGAAGATTTTTATCAATTTTATGCCGAAATTGATAGAAACCACTATGACACACAGGTAGAAGAAAACCAGTCTTTAGTAAGTGGTAAAATTTATAATTTCAAATTTAACAATATGAAAATCAATGATACAAAAAATAATCAGGATTTTGAATTAGTTGATTTTGAATTTGAATTTAAACAAACTAATAGAGTCACTGAGGATAAAATAAAAGAGAAAGAATTGGAAAATTTAACAAATAATTGGTATTGAGGAATAAACTCATCAAAAAATCAAAAAATGAATCCAGTTTATGCAACCCATGGGAATTTTAGTAAAATAGCTGGAATTTTAGAGTCTGGAGAAATTGATTCAGCCAAAACACAGATTAAAGAAGCAATGGATAAACTTTCAAATGCTAAAAATTTGGGTGGTTCTAATACTACTTTATACGAAAAATATAAATTTACCTCAGAAATTAAAGATATTAAAATACTACCTAACCAAACAGATAAATTTATTTTTGCCGAAGTTAGTGGTGAAGCGACACTTGTTGGAGATCAAAGTGTAAAATCAAAATTTTCTGCAACTTGAGCATTCTTTAAGTAA
- a CDS encoding helix-turn-helix domain-containing protein, with the protein MANLKGNKSHMTSFDKKLEIAQDWLQNQQSWKKLAAKYNVSYSAARKWALGYEQFGEEYLKRISSRKGQTAGISRIGAPSKRDKLSYELHRLKKKNKELEMENEFLKKFNQYLEDLEKNNK; encoded by the coding sequence ATGGCCAATTTAAAAGGAAATAAAAGTCACATGACTTCTTTTGATAAAAAGTTAGAAATCGCGCAGGATTGATTGCAAAATCAACAAAGTTGAAAAAAATTAGCAGCTAAATACAATGTCTCATACTCGGCAGCTCGAAAATGAGCTTTAGGATACGAGCAGTTTGGGGAAGAGTATTTAAAGAGAATATCATCTAGAAAAGGACAAACTGCAGGTATTAGTAGAATTGGAGCGCCGTCTAAACGAGATAAATTAAGTTATGAATTGCATCGTTTGAAAAAGAAAAATAAGGAACTTGAAATGGAAAACGAATTTCTAAAGAAGTTCAATCAATACCTGGAGGATTTAGAAAAAAACAACAAATAA
- a CDS encoding IS3 family transposase, whose amino-acid sequence MWPVSFICKILKTTQSSYYRWVKNNRPNFNYKIDQELLDLIESIFQQYKEIYGYPRIRIVLKNQYNIYVSGKKVYRYMQELGIKSKTRIKKKHKPKEIKILKNRKHENIVNRKWNKYSKGELFVTDVSFLPFSNNRFAYLSILKDVSTGFIVGYDVSLRNDNKIYLKTLKMAESYFDFDKNIIIHSDNGFQYTSDAVEIYCSKNNIKISLSRPGNSVDNAVAESFFACYKTEWFKKTFKTYSEVYNNFIDYINFYNFNRVMIKHEKTPWQAWSTL is encoded by the coding sequence TTATGACCGGTATCTTTTATCTGCAAAATTTTAAAAACAACTCAATCAAGCTATTATCGCTGAGTTAAAAATAATCGACCAAACTTTAATTACAAAATTGATCAAGAACTTTTAGATTTAATAGAAAGTATTTTTCAACAATACAAGGAAATTTATGGATATCCAAGGATTAGAATTGTTTTAAAAAACCAATATAATATTTATGTTTCAGGAAAAAAAGTATATCGCTATATGCAAGAATTAGGTATAAAATCCAAGACAAGAATCAAAAAGAAACACAAACCAAAAGAAATAAAAATTTTAAAAAACAGAAAACACGAAAATATTGTAAATCGAAAATGAAATAAATATAGTAAGGGCGAACTTTTTGTAACAGATGTTTCGTTCTTGCCATTTTCAAATAATAGATTTGCCTATCTTAGTATTTTGAAAGACGTTAGTACTGGGTTTATTGTTGGATATGATGTTTCTTTAAGGAATGACAACAAAATCTATCTAAAAACATTGAAAATGGCTGAGAGTTATTTTGATTTTGATAAAAATATAATAATCCATTCTGATAACGGATTTCAATATACCAGTGATGCAGTTGAAATATACTGTAGTAAAAACAATATAAAAATTTCGCTAAGCAGGCCTGGAAACTCCGTTGATAATGCTGTTGCTGAATCCTTTTTTGCTTGCTATAAAACAGAGTGGTTTAAGAAAACTTTTAAAACCTACTCAGAGGTGTATAATAATTTTATAGACTACATTAATTTTTATAACTTTAATAGAGTCATGATTAAGCACGAAAAAACTCCATGACAAGCATGGAGCACCTTATAG